The Nocardia sp. NBC_01329 sequence GTCCGGTCCCCTCCCTGAGCGTGCGGCCGAGGCCTGCGGCGAGGGCCAGCGCACCCACCCCCGCGGTGATGAAAGTGAGGATCTGGATCCAGCCGAGGTCACCGGTGGCGAGCTGGCTGATCGGGTGCCGGGTGATGTCGAAGCCGTCGCGGGTGAGCATCTGGGTGATCGCCGAAGCGAAGAACAGCGGCCCGGCGGCGGCACCCGCGAGCAGTAAGCCCTCGGTTACCCGGCTCGGAGCACGGACGGTGGTCGGGGTGGTAGCTGCGAAGGTCATCGGGGCTTCCTTCCTCGGTGATGGGTTCTCGCTGCTACCTCGAAGCCGGCGGACACATCTCGACACTCAGAGAAGTGAGTCAGGTCACAGTCGATCGGTGTCGAAGCCCGGATGACGGCTCCGAGGTATCAGCGACAACTCACAACAGGAGGATCAAGATGACCGAGACTCAACAGCAGCCCACCCCCGAACTGAAAGCTCTGGACCGCCTGGTCGGCACCTGGAAGGTCAGCGGCGGTGCGGAAGGAACCGTGCGCTACGAATGGATGACCGGCGGGTTCTTCCTGCTCCAACACATCGACCTCACCCAGTTCGGCGAACCCGTCACCGGTATGGAGGTAATCGGCAACCTGCGCCCGTTCGGCGAACCGACCGGCCCCGATGTGGCATCGCGGTACTACGACTCGGTGGGCAACACCTTCGACTATGTCTACGAACTGACCGGCGACACGCTCACCATCTGGGCCGGCGCGAAGGGCAGCCCCGCCTACTACCAGGGCACCTTCGATGCCGACGGCAATACCGTCACCGGCGAATGGGTCTACCCCGGCGGCGGTGGATACGCCTCGGCAATGACCCGTATCTGATCCAGCGGCGACCCGTATCCGATCCAGCGGCCCGAGCCGGTCTCGTCCGGTTCGGGCCGGGACCGGCCGTCGTGGGTCGCCGGCAGAAGAGTCAGCGACCGACGGACACCGACCCGGGTCCACTCGTGACCTCCGGGGTCTGCGAACGGACCTCCGGGCTCTGCGGCCACGGGCCCGCGAAAGTCAGACCGAAGCGGCCACCGAGGCGATTGAGCGCTTCGGGGACGCCGAAGACCGCTTCACCGCTGAAGTCCGGATCCATCGGATCCACCAGACAGAACACACCGACCGAGTCCACCGCCATCCCCGGCACATAGGTGGCGAAGGTGAGCGCGGCCTCCAAGCTCTCCTCCTCGTCGCCCGGATACACCGGCCACGCTTCGGTCACACCGTTCCATTCGAACTGGAGTTCCCAGTGGTCATCAGCGCCTTCGACCAGCCGCACATCCCGGATCGTCACCGCGCCGCGGGCGCAGCCTGCCACGGATTCCAGTTCATCGCGGTACCAGTCGAGCCGCCGCTCGTCGTCGGCGTCGCCGATTCCGCGAAAGGTCTTGTAGTCGAATGTGTATCGGATGCCGAGTTCGGTGAGCAGGCCACGCAACGCACTTCGATCGGTATGGCCGAAATAGCTCAGCGGTTCGTCGAGTTCGCCGTGTTCGAACACCGCTCCCGGCGTCGACGCGTCGACCAGGCCCAGCTCTATCATCAGGTCCACCACCTCGCGGGTGGTGTGTGCGGAACCCACGCATCCTCCTTCCGGCGGCGGCCCCGACGGCCGGCGCGCCGGGCCGAGTATCCGTGTCGAACGGATGCGCTTCCAGTCGGCACCGTACCCATCGTCGGGGACAGACCCGGCCGTCGGGGGACCGATATCGGCCTTCGGCACGACGGTGCGCCGACAGCGTGCGGCGCACCGGCACCACAGCCCAGCTCAGCCGACCGGCGCGGGTCCGGTATCTGTGTCGACCTGTCCACCACCACTCGCAAGGAGTACGCCGACCGGTACGCCGCCAGGCACGCGAGTTGACCCCGGCCGCGGCAGCTGTCCCTCAGCAGCCCGACTGCTGCCGCCGGTACACCGCCGCCCGGATTCCTCGGAGTCCGGGCGGCGGTCGGCATCTCGGGTAGGAACAGAGCGGCACAGTCAGCTGCTGCGGCACCGGGCCGGCCGGCCCGAATATTCGATATTGCCGAGGATTTCGGAGGGCTAGGGTACGGAGCGTGAGCCGGAAAGACTACGAGCGACGGGTTGCCGCGAGCCGTGCGGAGGTTCAGCGGCTCCCACCGATGGCGTTGCGGGAGCACAGCCGATCGGTGCCGCCCACTGCGACGGCGGTGCCGGTGTCGGTGGATATCGGACCGACGGGCGAACTGCTCGTGTTGTGGTCCACGCCGGCAGGCAGCGAGGCGATGGGCGCGCGGACCGTCGGCGCGGGCGGCGCGACCTTCCCCGACTCGCGGACAGCCGGCACCGCACCGATTCACCTGACCACGCAGACAGCGCATTCGGCGACCGTGGCCACGCTGACCGATCCGGGAATCGCTCATCCGATGGTGCAGCCGCTGCCCGATGGTGGTTCGCTGCTGGTCGGCGCTCGGTGCCGGTGGCGCACAGACGCCGGTGCCGAGCACAACGCAGTCGTATACGACTCCGACGGCGCGGTGGTGCGCACCGGGACACTCGGCGACGGCATCAACCACGTTGCGACGACCCCCGGCGGCCGGATATGGGTCGGTTACTTCGACGAGGGCGTCTACGGCAACTACGGCTGGGGCAGCGAGGGCGCACCCGGCCCGATCGGCGCGCCGGGACTCGTCGCGTTCGACACCGATCTCCGCCCCGAGTGGCGCTATCCGCTGCTGGACCAACCGATCAGCGACTGCTACGCACTCAACGTCACCGGCGAGACGGTCTGGACCTGCTACTACACCGGCTTCCCGATCGTGCGCGTCGACGACGGCAGGATCGACTCATGGGACAACACGACCCCCGGTGCGACAAACCTTCTCGTCGCAACCGACCACACGGCGGCCCTGGTCGGCGGATATGCAGGTTCGCAGTGGCGGATCAGCGCCGGACAGCTCGGCCCGTCCGAATTCGAGGTCACCGCCCAGTACCGCCTGACGATGCCCGACGGCTCCGAACCACCCGATGAAACGCACCTCGTCGGCCGCGGTCCGGACCTGCATGCCGTCGTCGGCGATACGTGGTACCGGCTCGACCTCGACGCACTCGCCTGAACGCCCGTCGATACCCGGCCGACCGGGCTGATCACGTCAGAGACCAGCCCACCGCGGCTTCGGGTCCACCTCGACCGCACCTCGATGAGGTTCGTGCCGTGCGGCGGGGACCGGCAGACGTATTCCGCTCGCCCCCGGCCCTCGGACGGCCGCCCCGTCGTGGATGTGCAGGATCACGTCTGCCGCGGCGGCGCTCGCCCCGTCCAGTGGGAAGAAACCCTGTGCAGGCGTGTGGTCGTCGCGGATTCGGGCAGGCGGAATATCGGCGGGCGCCACCAGCTGCTGTGCAACCACCCGGGTCTGCAGAAACCCTTCGTAGGTGTCCGGCGCCGGTTCACCCAGACCGATGGTCTCGTCGCGACCCAGAGTTCCGATGACCACTGTGTACCGCGCGCCCATCAGCGACGCGACGATGGCACCCGCGCTCGACCAATCGATCTGCATATCGCCCATGCGCATACTGCTCGGATTCCGCTGGAGATGGGCGTTCTGGGCGAAGACCATGGTCGGCCCACGCTCGGCCTCCGCGCGCCGGATATCGAGCAGGTTCCGCGCCATGAGCGCGTCCCGGGTGGCACACAGGCGGGTCCACCGGGCAGTCTGCTCGAGGTCTTGCGCCGCCTGCTTGTGGTATCGCAGCAGTCCGAGACCGGCGGTGAGATACGTCTCGGCGCGGAACCATTCGGCACGTGAGGTTTCCGCGATCAGTTCGGGAGCGCGGGTGTAGAGCTCGATCAGCATGTCGTCGGCGAGGACACGAAGGGCGCCGGCCTCGGTGGTCGCCCCGGGCGATTCGACCGGATCCATTACCGCCTCTGTGCGGGCCCATCGCTCGTCCGCCCCGAGCAGCCCCGCGAGATCGAGATCGAGTCGCAGATAGTCGCGGGTGTATTCGAGATACCGGCGTGGACTGGGTGCGCTCATCGTCTCCGTCGGAGCGTCGAAGCCGTGGCAGGCCAGGCGGTCGTCCGGGCGACGCTGCTCGTTGTATTCCCGCATCCAGGAGACCAGATGCCGGTTGGCTTCGAAGCCGCCGAAGCCGTGCGAGAAGCCCCGCGCCATGACCTCGTCGAGCGCGCCCACTCCGTGCCGGACGTAATCGTCGACGAGGAGGGCGGCCACCCGATCGGTCTCCAGGGCGATGGACCGATAGCCGTGACCGGCCAGCTCCGCGAACAGGTCATTGCGGGTCCAGGCGAATGCGGGTTCGAGATGGGTCGGTTCACCGAATGCCAGCAGGTCGACAGGGGTGGTGAGGAAGGTCCCGATATCTTCGTTCATTTCTTCGATCGTATCTTTGAAAGCTCGGTTGAAACTTTTCGCATGTTTTCCTGCGATCCATCGACTAGAGTCTCAATTCGGTGAGCACCCTGAGACCCGCGGACCTCGCGCGCGAGCACGCGCTGTCGGCCCAGGCCGTCCGCAACTACGAGCGGGACGGGTTCATCCCACCCGCCGATCGCACCGCCACCGGCTACCGGATCTACACCGAGATACACGCGGCGGCACTGCGCGCCTTCCGCGCCCTCGTCGCCGCGTACGGGCACGCACTCGCCGGACAGATCATGAACGAGATCCACGACGGTGATATCGACTCCGCGCTGAAACTCGTCGACCGCGGTCACGAACAGTTGCTCCGCGACCGCGAAACTCTCGACACGGTCCGGCGGGCGATCGGCCACCTCACCACCGAGGACGACACCTGTACCGATCGTTACCCCGCATCCGCCACCCGCACCGTCGGCGAACTGGCGAGTCACCTGCACCTCACCCCGGCCACCTTGCGCACCTGGGAAACCACAGGCATCCTCGCTCCTGCCCGGGATCCGGCGACCGGTTATCGCGTCTACACCCCGGCCGATATCCGCGATGCGGAACTCGCGCATCTACTCCGGCGGGGTGGTTACGGGCTGCACCGGATCGCCGCGGTGGTGGACCGGATCCGCACAGCCGGTGGTACGGAGACCCTGGCAGGCGCACTGGCCGAATGGCAGGGCAGGATCACCGCACGCGGGATCGCGATGCTGGAGGCCGCAGGACGGCTCGGGGATTACCTGGGCCGACTCCGGGACGAGGACGCCGGGCAGTAGGCAGGGCCGGTGACCGCCGGCCAGGCCGGAGACAGTCCAGCCGTGACCTTCCGGCTCCGATGATCTACAGAGCCGAACTCAGACTTTCGAGAATTCCAGCGAATTCTGCGGGCTCGATCTCGACCTCGAAGACCCTTCCCGCATGCTCGGGATGATCGAGCACATGCGCCTCACGCCAGAACTGCAACGTGATCACCAAGTGGTCCCTGTCGCGGAAGCCGTAGGTCACGAGGTTATCGGTCGTGGGTCCCCAGTGCAGTAGCCAGAACTGCTCGCGCAGCTCGCAAATCGGGTCGTCGTCGGTCGCGGTGTCGAACCGTCGATGAGTGGCCACCGGGGACAGCCCGGCGAAGGGCAGCGGTGGAAAAGCCCCGGAACGGATCGAGAGAGCAGTTTCCTCCACAGAGTGGCGGAACTGCTCGACGAAGACCATATTGTCGTCGCAGGTCAGCCACTGATCGGCCGCCCACAGGTCCACTCGACGCAGCCCCGAGGCCCAGTCGCCGATTTCCACAGCGAACCTGTCTTTTTCACCCAGAAGTACGGCCACCTGGCTACGATGCCAGGTTCGTCGAGTCGCGCACAACCGAGTTCGTCTCCGCATTGTGAACCGCAGAGACGGCGATCCCGGCGCGCCGCCTACGCTACGGCGCCGCGACCGGGGTCAGACAACTGGCCGGCGGATCGACCAGGAGGCAGAGGGCCGGGGGCCGGGTGGGACGGTAACCCGCGGGAACACCGCCCGCGGCGACGATCTGGGAATAAGCGCCGACGGCGTCGGTGGGCCAGCGGGTGAGAGTGGGATCGGAGCGTACGTCCACCGAATAGAGTCCGAATCGGGGACTGTAACTTCCCCATTCGTAATTGTCGGTGAGGCTCCAATAGTTGTAACCGATGACATCGATGCCGTCGGCTCGCGCGCGTTGGATCCAGTAGACGGTATCGCGGAGGTGGTCGCTGCGGGTGTATCCGTCTGCGCGGGGCAGGCCGTTGTCGGTGGCCATGCCGTTTTCCACCACGTAGAGCGGTTTACCCGGGAACCGTTGCGCATAGTATTTCAGCGCGTAATAGATCCCCTCCGTACGCAACGGCAATTCCCAGATCGGTTGTCCGGGCAGGGACAGCATCGACGATCCGGCGGCCTTCGAAACGGTATCGAGCAGTGACCGTACCGGGTCGTAGGCGAAGTAGTAGTCGACTCCGACGTAGTCCAACCGACCGGCGATACGGTCGACGAGGGCGCCGTTGATCTGAACATCCGCGCCGGCGACATAGCCGATATTGCTGGTCACCTGAGCGGTTGGCCGAACCCGGTGGATATGGTCGTAGATGGCGTTGTGCGCCTGCGCGAGACGGTCCAGCATCACGGGTGCGTCGGCGGCACCTCGGGAGGTCTCGTGCGCGATATAGGCGACCGGCTCGTTCACGGTGACCCACAAGGGATCCAGAGACGCGTAGCGATCGACGACCTTTCGCATATTCGCCAGCCAGTCATCGACCATGCCGGGCGCGCGCCAACCGCCGCGATCGACAGCCCAGCCCGGGTACACCCAGTGGTCCAGGGTGACCATCGGTCGCATCCCGGCCCGCACGATTTCGGCGAGGACCGCATCGTAGAAGGCGAACGCGGCGGGATCCCAGACGCCGGGCGCCGGTTGCAGCCGGGCCCATTCGATTCCGATCCGGAAAACCTTCACACCCAGCCCGGCGGCGAGCCGGATATCGGATGAGTAGCGACCGACGAAGTCGGCCGAATCCTGAAGCCGGTCGTATCCGGGGTTCGTGGCGACGTATCGGCTCCAGTTGCTGTCGGGCGTACGGCCTTCGGTTTGGAAGCCCGACGTCGAGACCCCCCACAAGAACGCGGGATCCAGCGCCGGTGGGCCTGCGGCCGGCCGCGTTCCCGGAACTGCGGCGGATGTCGCGCACAGAAACAGTGTCGTAACGACGGAACCGAGTGCGACCAGGAGGCGCCGATGATGTCGAAACCGCATCAGTTCAGCGTAATCGGTACGTGTCCGCCAGGAGCACAGAATGCCGAGATGATCGTTGCGACTCAGCGGATTCGGCGGTCAGAATCCACGCAGCCGATCGGGCACGACCCGGATGGGCACCGAGTACTCGGCGCGGAACCGATCTCCGGTCATGGACAGACCGTTCAATCCCTCCGCGTACTTCTCGAGATACGCCGCGGCCTCGTCGGGATCGACGGTGGCCTCGAGCCGGGCGCCGCCCCCGAATACCACCACTTCTCCCCCGCTCTCGGTGCTGTCGAAGTGCAGCGCCACCCGCGGATTGCGCGCGATATTGCGGAGCTTGGGCCGGTCCGGCCGACTGAAGATCAAGAAACTGTTCCCGTCCCAGCGGAACCACACCGGGTTGGGCTCCGGGGTGCCGGTGGGGCCGACGGTTGTCAGCCAGACGATCTGTTCGCGTTCCAGCCCCTCTGCGATACGGGCACCGAATTCCGTTGTGGGGTCGAATAATTCATTCGCACTGGATGTGGTCATGAGCGGCCTCCGGGAGCTGCGGGCAGGATGCGCCCGGAACAACACCGGGGCCACGGAGACGATTCCCGGCCCAGAGCTCGGTTACCCGGCGATCCGGTAAGTATCCGGTAACTATTTTTAGAGGTCACTTTTCCATTAAAAAAGGGCCGCGCGCCGGCAGGCCGTGCGAAACTTCAGCGATTCGTCCGCCGCGCCGAAAGAAGCCTCGATGAGAACCCTGTCCATCCTGGGCACCGCCGCCCTCGCTGTCGCCTCGTTCGGCCTGGTCACGGGCGTGGCGCCGGCCGGGGCCACGCCCACCGGGTGCCACGCCTCCTACGACCCCTGCGTCCCCATCACCAGCGATGTGGACTGCGAAGGCGGCAGCGGAAACGGACCCGCCTACACCGGCCGGGTCCGGGTGATCGGCCCCGACGAGTACGACCTGGATCGCGACGGCAACGGACTCGGCTGCGAGAGCAGCTGATCGTATCGGTTGGAACCAGCTACCCGGCGATTCGAGTTCGGTCCGAGCAACAGCCGAACACACCGATCCCCACCTGGACAGGCGTCGGAGACGGAACGACAGATCCCTTACGAGCATCGCCGAAGCTCTCGGAACACCCACGGCGGACAGCTCTCACACGGCCGCACCCACGGAATGGGTCTGATGCACGAGGCGATCGTCCAGTTGCGCGGGACCGCCGGTGCACGCCAAGTGTCCGACGCAAAGGTGGCGGTGGTGTCCAGCGGTGGGCTCACACCGGGCGGCGCCGTGCTGCTGCGGAGCGAATCCTGATGGCCCGGACCGACCGGGGTGCGCGGTGATTCTGATCGAAGAGGAATGCGTCATCGCCCGCAGAACCGGAGAGTTCTCCGGGCCCGATCTGCAATTCGACGGCGGCGCGGCGGCGCGGCAGGGAAGGTAATCGAATGGACATCACCGATATCGCGCTACTGCTGCTCCGGTTGGTCGTCGGCGCCACCATGATCGCCCACGGGGTCAACCACTGGATCGGCGGTGGCAAGATCGCCGGCACCGCGGGCTGGTTCAGCGGCCTGGGATTGCGCCACGGCGTATTGCAGGCATGGTTCAGCGTGATCACCGAGATCGGCGCGGGGGCGCTGCTGATCCTCGGACTGCTCACCCCGCTGGCGGCCGCGGCGGTCATCTCGGTGATGCTGGTCGCCGCGTTGCTGGCACACCGTAAGAACGGCTTCCTCGTATTCAAGGACGGCTACGAGTACGTCCTGGTTCTCGCGGTCGTATCGCTGGTCATCGGCATCCTCGGCCCCGGCTGGCTGTCCGTGGACCACGCCGCCGGGATCGCGATCACCGGCTGGGCCGGCGGCGCGATCTCGCTCGGGCTCGGTGTGCTGGCCACCGCGGTTCTGCTGACGGTTTTCTGGCGACCCGCAGCCCCGAAGTCGGAGTCGGCGGACGCCGATTCCTGAGCTGTGCGTAGAGAGGAACACTGATGCGCGTCGGATTCATCGGATCGGGTAGTCAGGGCGGGCCTATGGCCCGCCGCATCGTCGAGGCCGGACATCCGACCACTCTGTGGGCACGCCGGGCCGCCACCACCGAGCCCTACGCGGACACCGCGGCGAAGGTCGCCGCCAGTCCGGCCGACCTGGCCGCCGAGAGCGATCTGGTGTGCCAGCCCCGATACCGCCACCGCGATCGCCGCCGCCCCGGCCGCCGCCGGGCGCCACGTGGTCGATGCGCCGGTGAGCGGGGGCCCGCACGATATCGCCGACGGTGAGCTCACCGTCTTCCTCGGCGGTTCCACCGCGGCGACCGCGCTGGCGCGGCCCGTCCTGACCACCTGTGCCGACCCCGTCCTGGCCGTCGGTGAACTGGGCAACGGCCAGCGGGTGAAACTCGCTAACAATTCCCTGTTCGCCGCCCAGATCGGCCTGGTCACCGAGGCCGTACGACTGGCCGGGCCGACCGATCGGGTAGCGATCTCGGGCTCCTCGAACCGGCCATCCGCGCCGCGGTCGATACCACGTGAATTCGGATCGCGGTGCACGCGAACAACAGCTATCGCGTTGCCGCCAGCAGCCTTTCCACCGTGTGAACCACTTCCGTCGCCACCCGTTCGAACACGGCGTCAGCGTCGAAACCGGTTTCGGCACGGGCCCGGTGCAGTAGCGGCAGTTCGAGTGCTGAATGGACCTTCAGCCACTGTTCCGGCACCGGATACTGTTCGGCGACCGGCTCACCGATATCGGCCCGGTAGTCGATGAAGAGGACGAATCCGTAGATCCGTACCGTCAGATCGCTGTGCACGAACAACGCGTCGGGCAGGTCGAGCCCGACCTCGGTGAGGAAGGTCAGGAATTCTTCCGGTGCGGTGAGCCGGCGTTCGGGTACGCGAGCGTCGCTCACCCGTTCGTCCAGTGACACCAGCAGGGCCCGAGGGTGGCGGCGGGCCACTGCGCGGTGCAGGTGGCAGTACCCGCGCAGGCTCTGCTGCCAGCGCTCGGGGTCGAGCTCGGGAGCCGGCCAGCCGGCCAGCCAGAGTTCGACGGCCCGGTCCACGACTTCTCGGCGATCCTGCACATGCCGGTAGAGGGCCCGCACCGTCACATCCAGTTCGGTGGCGAGATCCTGCATCGATACCGCTGCGAACCCACGGCGGCCCGCGAGTTCCAGCATCGTCCCGGCGATCGTCTCGGCGGTCAGCGTCGCGCGGCCGCCCCGGGTGGGTGGGCTGCGCCGCCGACGGCCCGGCGGAAGCGGTTGAGACACGGTTCGGAACTGTACCGCCCAATCTTGACGTTCACTACCCATTGACATCAGCGCGGTGGGCTCTCAGGATTGGGCTGCCACGGCGAACACCGGCGGCGTGATCACTGCCGAGGAGAGGTACCACCATGGACTCCGACACCCTTCAGAATTCCGAAATCGACCGCCTCGTCGCGGACCTGCAACAACGCAGTACGGAGCAGATCTCCGCGATCGGAACCTATTTCGCCGACCGTGCGGCGCGCGGACAAGCCGCCGACCCGAACGATCTCGATGCCGATGCCGATGCCTTCCTGGCCGACAAACTCATCGCCCTCGAACACGACAAAGCCCTGCTGTGCCACCGGCTGTGTCTCGCCATGCGAGCACGTCGGGTGGTCGAGGTCGGCACGTCCTATGGCGTATCGACCCTGTACCTGGCCCAGGCGGTACGCCTGGTGACCGAGAGCGACGGCGGTTCGGGCCGAGTGATCGGCACCGAGATCGAACCGGCCAAGGCCGCGGCGGCTCGCGAACACTTCCGCCGCGCGGGCCTCCAGGATGTGATCGACCTGCGCGAAGGCGATATCCGCACAACGTTGGCCGATCTGGAAGCCCCGCTCGATATCGCGCTGATCGATATCTGGCCGGTACTGGCACGGTCCGCGTTGGAGATGATCGCACCGAAACTGCGCCGCGGGGGCGTCGTGCTGATCGACAACACGGCCGGGCATCGGGACAACTACCGCGACATGTTCGCTTACATCGAGGATCCCGGCAACGGCCTGCTCACCCAGACCCTGCCCTTCGCGTCCGGATTGGAGATGGTGGTCAAACGGTGAGATCCCCGGAGGCCGGGGATCGGCGGCAAACCGATGCGGGTAAAGAATTGTCGTCTGCCGATACTCCGATCCTTTTGGCAGCCTCATCTGACCGCACCGAACCTCGGGGAACCGGCCGGGCCGAACCCTGTGCACGGTCGATGGATCATGATCGGGCGGATATCCGACCGGTGAGTCGGCAGCACAGCGAAAACCCCGTGCTCGTGTGTCCGAATACGTCCTAGGATCCGATCTTGTGCTCACCCATCCTTCCTTTATCGGTGACGAGGCGATCGCGCATGCGGTCGGTGCTCACTGGTTGCCCGAGGTTGCCGACATCAGCTATCTGCCCTGGGGTTTCGGCGCGCACCACTGGCGGGTGACCGCCGGGGGGACCACTGTGTTCGTGACGTTGGACCAGTTGGAACCCCGGCACTCCGCGATCTCACTGGAGGCTGCCTACGCCGGGGCCGCCGCACTGGCCGCCTCCGGTTCGGCCGCGGTGTGCGCACCGTTGCCCGCCCGGTCGGGTCGGTTCACCGTCGACATCGGGGTCGGTGCGCTCAGCGTGACGCCGTGGCTGGAGGGCCGGAGCCCGAGCGCGGCGGAGGCCCGCGAGCCCCGGCATATCCGCGAGATCGTTCTCGCGCTGACAGCGCTGCATCGTGCCGATCCACCTGACGGCCTGCGGTCGTGGACCCCCCGCGTCGGCCCCGAGTTCGCCGATGAGATGCGAATTCACACCGCCGAGCCCTGGACGAGCGGCCCGCTGGCGGAACAGGCACGGCTCGCGCTCGCCGCCCACGGCGATGCGATCGAACGCTGGACCGGCCGCTACCTGGAACTGGCGGACGTAGCGTTTTCCGGACAGGACTCATGGGTGCCGACGCACGGCGAGCCGCACAACGACAATCAGGTCATGACCGCCGAGGGGTTGAGGCTGGTCGATTGGGAGTCGCTGGCTCTCGCGCCACCCGAACGGGACTATGCGGATCTGCTCCCCGCAGCAACAGGCCTGTTACTCCCCGACCCCGCGATGGTAGAGCTGTTCGCGCTGGACTGGCGGCTCTCCGAGATCGCCGAGTACGCACGCTGGTTCGCCGCTCCGCATATCGGCAGCGAGGACGACCACACTGCGCTGGAAGGGTTGTTCGAGGAATTGGCAGGGGACGCGCAAGGCCATCCCGGTGAGACTGTCGCGGGCCCACCTGAGACCGGCCCGACATCGGCCTGATCACCCTGTTCGCCGACGTCGGCGATACGGAGATCGACGCGGGTCGCTCTCTCCTGAAACGGATTGTCGCCGGCTACTCGCTCTTCGGCCACGCGGGTGAACGGCCGAGCAACCGGAGTATCCGATCCAGCGGTGCATCCGGATCACGGCCCGGTAGCGCGTGCGCGAACGCAGCTCCCGACTGCTCGCGTTCCGGGCCGTCGGGAACCGCTTCGGCGATACGCAGCACCGGTTCGGCAGCCTCGGGGTCCAGTTCGTAGCCGACGCCGAGCGCTCGCGCGAGATCCCAGCCGTGGACGATGTAGTCGACGAGGTGGAATCCGAGGGCCTGATGCCCGGGCACGGTGACATCCGGACCGAACTCCGGGAGGGCGAAGGTGCGTTCCGGTACACCCGGCTCGGCGAAGGCCCGCAGCACCTCCGCCGCGGAGTCTGCGTATTCGGCCGGGGTGTGCGGCCCGGGTGGCCGCTCCCGCCAGTGTTCGAGATCAGCACCCTCACCACGGGCACCGGCGGCGAATCCGCGGTGCTGGGCCGCCATATGCGCCAGCAGACGACCCACCGGCCATCCCGCGCACGGAGTGGGGAGCGCGAGTTCTCCGGAAGTCACGAGTTCGGCAGTGGTCACCGAGGTGAGCACCGCCCGGCGGTCGAGTTCTACGAGATCTGTAGTCATACCAAAACCGTACGCAATCGCATACCATGGGTCAATGCTTATTATTCTCCAGTAGGTAGGTTCTATCTCATGGGAACCACGGATCGTCCGGATCTGGCGGCGATGCTCGCGCCGCTGACCCGCACCCTCATCGCCATGGAACGCCCGATCCTCGAAGCCCACGGCGTGACCATGTGGGGCTACTCGGTCCTGATCGCGTTGAGCCGGGGTACCGCCCGCGGGCAGGGCGTACTCGCCCAGGAGATCGGGGCGGACAAGACCCGCATCATCGCGGTACTCGACGACCTCCAGGACCGAGGTCTCATCGAGCGCACACCCGACCCCGCCGACCGTCGGGCGCGCCTGCTGGGACTGACGCCGGAGGGCCACCGGATCGCGGCCGCCGTCCAGGCCGAGATCCAGG is a genomic window containing:
- a CDS encoding phosphotransferase, with amino-acid sequence MLTHPSFIGDEAIAHAVGAHWLPEVADISYLPWGFGAHHWRVTAGGTTVFVTLDQLEPRHSAISLEAAYAGAAALAASGSAAVCAPLPARSGRFTVDIGVGALSVTPWLEGRSPSAAEAREPRHIREIVLALTALHRADPPDGLRSWTPRVGPEFADEMRIHTAEPWTSGPLAEQARLALAAHGDAIERWTGRYLELADVAFSGQDSWVPTHGEPHNDNQVMTAEGLRLVDWESLALAPPERDYADLLPAATGLLLPDPAMVELFALDWRLSEIAEYARWFAAPHIGSEDDHTALEGLFEELAGDAQGHPGETVAGPPETGPTSA
- a CDS encoding TIGR03086 family metal-binding protein, which produces MTTDLVELDRRAVLTSVTTAELVTSGELALPTPCAGWPVGRLLAHMAAQHRGFAAGARGEGADLEHWRERPPGPHTPAEYADSAAEVLRAFAEPGVPERTFALPEFGPDVTVPGHQALGFHLVDYIVHGWDLARALGVGYELDPEAAEPVLRIAEAVPDGPEREQSGAAFAHALPGRDPDAPLDRILRLLGRSPAWPKSE
- a CDS encoding MarR family winged helix-turn-helix transcriptional regulator encodes the protein MGTTDRPDLAAMLAPLTRTLIAMERPILEAHGVTMWGYSVLIALSRGTARGQGVLAQEIGADKTRIIAVLDDLQDRGLIERTPDPADRRARLLGLTPEGHRIAAAVQAEIQARETEEVLAQLPAADRRGFLNALRILTAHPRDLAPGDPGTD